The Chitinophagaceae bacterium nucleotide sequence ATTAATAGATGCTGCAGGAATGGTTAGGATTGTTTTGCTGTAAATTAACCCGACATTTTTTGAATAAAAATACTGCAGATCAGAAGTGCTGGGAACAGAAGTTGGTGTTCCAAGAACAAGTACAGAGAACGCAGGTTCTGCTTTGATCTTAATAACATCTTTAAACGTAACCCCGTCAACGATATAATCAATTCCTTTATCAACTACCGTAAACAAAAACTGGACGGTTCCCGGAATAGTACCTAAAGGTGGTCCCATATTAATGTTCACCGTCTTTGTTTCAGTCCAGGTTTGACCCTTTGCAAGATTGTCCTTTAAATATAAAACCTCAACTAACTGATTATTCAATTCTTTAATGCTGTTATACCTGAAATAATCGCCTGAAGATTTGTAATAATATTCATTGGCAGCACCTGAGTTAGTGAATACTTTATAAGTACGGCCGCTGATGACAGAATCCTTGCTGGTAGCAGTTACTTTAAAGGTTCCGGCATTTGTTCCGGTAACCGTATAGTTCCATTCGCTTCCTGCAGTAAGAGGCTGATAATCGGTTGTAACCGGAGGTGTTGGATCAGTATTCTTTTTGCATCTAACCGCAGAAAGGGTAATGAGCAGCAGGGTAAAAATGAGTAGATTTTTTTGCATAGATATTGATTTCAGAATATCTATAACGCTGAATCAACCTCATTGTTGCCTAAAATTCGCAGTTCTTGGGGGTTCGGGGGAAGGCAATTACGTCACGGATATTACCCATACCTGTCACAAATTGCACCATTCGCTCAAAACCAAGACCGAAGCCGGCATGTGGCACAGAGCCAAAACGCCTTGTATCGAGGTACCACCAGAGATCTTCTGTTGGCACATGCATTTCCTTCATACGTTGCTCCAGTTTTTCCAATCGTTCTTCTCTTTGTGAACCACCTACAATTTCACCAATACCCGGGGCGAGAATATCCATGGCAGCTACCGTTTTACCATCATCATTCTGACGCATGTAAAATGCTTTAATGTCTTTCGGATAGTTGGTTACAATCACTGGTTTTTTAAAATGCTTTTCCACCAGGTAACGCTCATGTTCACTCTGCATATCAATTCCCCATTTTACATCGTACTGGAATTTTTTCTTTTTGTATGCAGGCGATTGAATTAAAATGTCAATTGCTTCAGTATAAGTGATACGTTCAAATTCATTGTTCAGAACAAATTCAAGCTTCTCAATTAAACCCAATTCACTGCGTTTGTCCTGCGGTAATTGTTTTTCTTCATCAGCCAAACGCTGTGCAAGAAATTCCAGGTCTTCCCTGTTATTTTCCATTGCATAACGGATGATATACTTGATGAATTCTTCAGCAAGATTCATATTGTCTTCCAAATCGCAGAAAGCCATTTCAGGTTCAATCATCCAGAACTCAGCAAGATGTCTTGCAGTGTTTGAATTCTCTGCACGGAAGGTTGGACCGAAGGTATAGATCTCCCCAAACGCAGTGGCGCCAAGCTCTCCCTCTAATTGTCCGCTTACAGTTAGGTTGGTAGCACGACCAAAAAAATCTTCTTTGAAGTTGATGGATCCATCTTCATTGCGTGGTGGATTATCAAAGGGTAATGTTGATACACGAAACATTTCTCCTGCGCCTTCTGCATCACTGGCGGTAACGATTGGTGTGTGCAGGTAAATGAATCCCTTTTCGTTATAAAATTTATGAACAGCAAAAGCTAATGAATGACGGAGACGAAAAACAGACCCGTATGTGTTGGTACGAAAACGGAGGTGGGCAATCTCCCTTAAAAATTCGAGGCTGTGTTTCTTTGGTTGCAGCGGATATTTCTCTGCATCACTGTCACCTAATATTTCAAGTTCTGTTGCTTTCAGTTCAAGCTTTTGCCCCTTTCCCTGGGAAGCCAGCATGGTTCCGCTTACTTTCAGGGAAGCAGAGGTGGTGATCCTTTTCAGCAACTCATCATCAAACTTACCCAGCTCCAGCACAACCTGCAGGTTATTATTGGTACTCCCGTCGTTCAAAGCCACAAATTGGTTGTTGCGGAAAGTGCGTACCCAACCCATTACCGTTACCTGCTGTTCTGATGGTTCCCAACTGAGAAGCTCTTTGATCTTCACTCTTTTGTTAAACATAGCCTGAAATTTTGAGCGGCAAAGATAATTACTAAGCCATCAGCAAGGTTGTTTCATTCTGTGAAATCCGGAAAAGGCCTCAACCCCCTGCTTTTTGAAATCTTATATTTTTTTTGCTTTTCTTAATATTACCGTAATATTGCAGTGGAATCTGACTGGTTTTTAAAATCCGATCTTCAAATAAGCTCATCAAATTCAGTCGTTCCAGGTCCCTTTAACTTATTTCAATACAAACTTTCAGATTTAAACAATCCTCGTTTTTTGAATTCGTGTTAACTGAATTAAATTTTATATGTACGATATCTTACAATTGAACGACATGCTCGTTCCCGAACTGCTGGACATTGCTGAGCAGTTAAAGATCACAGGCTCCAAGAAAATGGACAAACAACAACTCATTTACAAAATCCTCGACAAGCAGGCAGTTGTTGAAAGCGAAGCAAAAGAAACTCCTGAAGAAAAGGGTAAACGAAGACGTATTGTAAAAACAACCACCGCTTCAGGTACAGAAGAGGCCGTTGTAGAAAGCGGCGATCCTGAACCCGTTGTAAAAATCCGTAAAAAGAAAGAAGAAGCACCAGCCCCCATTCCGGTTCCGGTTGTACATACAAAAAAGCCAATCAAAAAAGCAGAGAAAGAAGTTGTAACTCCCGTTATCCCTTCTGGTTTTACCATACCGGGCGAAGATGATTTTGTAGCAGGTCCTGAAATTGAAGTTGGAGAACAACAGGCTGCAGAAACAGAAACAAGCCAGGAAGCAGAAAATACATTACCTGACGAAAGACCGGCTCCGCAAAAACAATATCCTGTTAACCGCAGAGAACAAACCTTCAATATTGAATTTGATGGTGTAATTCTTGGTGAAGGTGTATTGGAAATGATGCCTGATGGATATGGTTTCCTGCGTTCAAGTGATTATAATTATTTATCAAGTCCTGATGATATTTATGTATCTCCATCACAAATCAAATTATTTGGTTTGAA carries:
- the asnS gene encoding asparagine--tRNA ligase is translated as MFNKRVKIKELLSWEPSEQQVTVMGWVRTFRNNQFVALNDGSTNNNLQVVLELGKFDDELLKRITTSASLKVSGTMLASQGKGQKLELKATELEILGDSDAEKYPLQPKKHSLEFLREIAHLRFRTNTYGSVFRLRHSLAFAVHKFYNEKGFIYLHTPIVTASDAEGAGEMFRVSTLPFDNPPRNEDGSINFKEDFFGRATNLTVSGQLEGELGATAFGEIYTFGPTFRAENSNTARHLAEFWMIEPEMAFCDLEDNMNLAEEFIKYIIRYAMENNREDLEFLAQRLADEEKQLPQDKRSELGLIEKLEFVLNNEFERITYTEAIDILIQSPAYKKKKFQYDVKWGIDMQSEHERYLVEKHFKKPVIVTNYPKDIKAFYMRQNDDGKTVAAMDILAPGIGEIVGGSQREERLEKLEQRMKEMHVPTEDLWWYLDTRRFGSVPHAGFGLGFERMVQFVTGMGNIRDVIAFPRTPKNCEF